A stretch of DNA from Desulfomonile tiedjei:
CGGCTCGCCACGGCGCCGGTAATGTGAGAATCTTCGGGTCCGTAGCCCGCGGTGAATCTGACGAGAAAAGCGATCTTGATCTACTTGTGACAATGGAAGCGGGGAGAAGCCTCTTGGATCATGCGGCTTTGTTGATCGAATTGCAGGACTTGCTGGGGTGCGAAGTGGACGTGGTGAGCGAGAAAGGCTTGCGACCTCGAATGCGGGAACGGGTCTTGAAAGAGGCTATCCCACTATGAGGAGCGACCGAGAACGCTTGATCGATATGCTGGAGGCCATCGAAAAGATCGAGCGATATGTGGCCAAGGGAAAAAAGGCGTTTGATTCGGAGGAACTCCTCCAGGTCTGGATGATCCATCACTTGCAAACCGTGGGCGAGGCCGCGTCTAAACTCGACCGTGATCTCTAGGAGACCTTTCCCGAAATTCCTTGGGCTCAGATAATAGCCATGCGCAACATTCTAATTCACGATTACTTTGCAGTGGATCTGGACGAAGTCTGGGTGGCCGCAGAACGGGACATTCCGAGACTCAAAAAGAGAATCCGGGAAATCCTCGATGAACTACAAGAGTAGTTGGCAAACTATTCGACGGCAACGTGCCTTCACACGGCAGGGGTCGGAGGTTCAAATCCTCTGCCGCCGTACCAGGAAAAACACGAAGAAAGGCCGCCCACTGGATGGCCTTTCTTTTTTTGGAATGGGAATTTGCCTCACCTGTTTGTTGCGTCGTGGCATGCGCATTCAAGGCCAATGCGTAAGGGCCGTGATATGGCGCCCCCCTGTCACGACTGTCCAATATGAGCCAAGACGAGACTTGACGCCTCTAAGGCCCGTCTACACCGATGCAAAGAGGTACAGGTCCGCTTCTAACGGCTCCATCCGTGCGTCTCGGCATTTTCCGTGGCCGGACACCAGCGAACCGCGCTGAGGCGAAGGCCGGTGAAAGATCGGGCTTGCCCTGGTGACGAGCGGAGAGGTATATTCTGGCACATTGGAGCACGACGTCCTTTGCGCCCCGGTGCCTCATAAGGTATCCATCTGACGGAAAAAAAGCACCCATGTTCGAACAAGCCTTCAAAAACATCGACGACGTCCTCTGGAAAGAGGCCGGATGCACCACCGAACTCGATTACACCGAGCAGACATCCTGGCTGCTGTTCCTGAAATACTTGGACGAGATGGAGCAGGAAAAGGCCATGGAGGCCGAGCTGGAGGGCAAGGAATACTCCTTCATCCTCGACAAGCCCTACCGCTGGGAAAGCTGGGCTGCGCCGAAGGGCAAGGATGGCAAGATTGACCACAACAAGGCGTTGATCGGTGATGACCTCACAGAGTTCGTCAACCAGAAGCTCTTTCCCTACCTGCACGGTTTCAAACAAAAGGCCAGCGGGCCGAACACTATCGAATACAAAATCGGCGAAATCTTCGGTGAGATAAAAAACAAAATCCAGAGCGGCTACAACCTACGCGAAATCATCGACCACATCGACGAACTGCACTTCCGCTCGCAGACCGAGAAGCATGAACTCTCGCATCTCTACGAGGCGAAGATTCAGAGAATGGGCAATGCCGGGCGCAACGGCGGCGAGTATTACACCCCGCGGCCGCTCATCCGCGCCATCGTGCAGGTGGTGAAGCCGAAGCTCGGAGAAAAAATCTATGATGGCGCGTGCGGCTCGGCGGGATTCTTGTGCGAATCATTCGATTACCTGAAGGCCAATGGCAACCTCACCACGCGCGACCTCACCGCGCTCCAGACCCGCACCTTCTACGGCAAGGAAAAGAAGTCCCTCGCCTACGTTATCGCGATCATGAATATGATCCTGCACGGCATCGAGGCGCCGAACATCATCCACACCAATACCCTCTCCGAGAACCTCGCCGACATTCAGGAGAAAGACCGCTTCGACGTTGTGCTGGCCAATCCTCCTTTCGGCGGCAAGGAACGCAAGGAAGTTCAGCAGAACTTCCCCATCCGCACCGGCGAGACGGCGTTTCTGTTTCTTCAGCACTTCATCAAAATCCTCAAGGCTGGCGGACGCGGAGGTGTGGTCATCAAAAACACCTTCCTCTCCAACACTGACAACGCCTCCGTGAGCCTACGCAAGCTGCTGCTCGAATCCTGCAACCTACATACTGTGCTCGACTGTCCCGGCGGAACGTTCCAAGGCGCTGGTGTGAAGACCGTGGTGCTCTTCTTCCAGAAAGGCGCACCTACGCGAAAGGTCTGGTTCTACCAGCTCGACCCTGGCCGCAATCTTGGTAAGACCAACCCGCTCAACGATGACGACCTCGCCGAGTTCGTGAAGCTGCAAAAGACCTTCGCCCACTCGCCCAAGAGCTGGAGCTTGGATGCCAAGAGCATAGACCAGACAACCTTCGACCTCTCCGTGAAGAACCCGAACGGCGGCGAAGAAGTCACCCACCGCAGCCCGCAGGAGATCATGGACGAGATAGCCGCACTGGATGGGGAGAGCGCGGAGGTGCTGGGGAACATCAGGGGCCTCCTATGAAGGACGGGTGGAAAACAAAGTCGCTCGGTGAACTTTGCGACGTGCTCGATCACAAGCGCAAGCCCATCACAAAGCGGGATCGTGTGGCTGGTGAATACCCTTACTACGGTGCGACAGGTGTTCTTGATTATATTGAAGGTTATCTTTTCGACGAGAAGCTTGTTCTGGTAGGAGAAGACGGAGCGAAATGGGGATCGGGTGAGAACACAGCATTCAGTGTTGAAGGCAAATGCTGGGTGAACAATCACGCGCACGTGCTCCGTCTGCACCGCAATACGGTTCTCGACAATTGGCTGATCTATTTTCTCAACCACTCCGACCTGTCTGAGTTTGTAAATGGTCTGACAGTCCCGAAGCTCAATCAAGGCAGTCTCCGAGAGATCCCCATTCCGCTCCCACCCCTCCCCGAACAGCAGCGGATCGTCGGCATCCTCGACAAAGCGTTTGAGGGCATCGCCACCGCCAAAGCCAACGCCGAAAAGAACCTCCAGAACGCTCGCGCTCTGTTTGAAAGCCACCTCCAAGCCGTCTTCACCCAGGGCAGGCCGGGGTGGGTGGAGAAGCGGCTAGCCGAAATTGCCAAGGTCTTTGGTCGAGGAAAGTCGAAGCACCGTCCAAGGAACGAGCCGAAACTATACGGTGGGAAGTTCCCTTTTGTTCAAACCGGTGACATCAGCAACGCAAACCACCGGATCACTAGTTACTCGCAGACTTATGGCGAGGACGGTTTGGCACAAAGCAAGTTGTGGCCTAAGGGAACGATTTGCATTGCCATCGTTGGAGCAACGGTTGGAGAGACGGCGATTCTGGATTTCGACGCTTGTTTCCCAGATAGCGTCATCGGGATTGTCGTAAATGAGCAGCTCGCCGATCACGAGTATGTTGAGTATTTGCTTCAGTCCTTTAAGGCCATTCTGAAGGAAAAGGGAAAGGGAACAGCCCGTGACAACATCAATCTCGGCACATTCGAGGGCCAGAAATTCCCTTTTCCCACACTGGGGGTGCAAAAGAAGATTGTTTCCACGCTGAACGATTTGGACGAAGAAACCCGACTCCTCTCCTCCATCTACCAGCGCAAGCTCGCCGCGCTGGAGGAGTTAAAAAAGTCGCTGCTGCACCAAGCCTTCAGCGGAGAATTATAAAGATCGCCAACCATGAAATCGTCACCTGTACACTATCACCTTGGAGGATTCCCACCGAAGGAACTTGACTGGTCGCAACTGATCCCGCTGATCGGCCCAGCCAGTGCGGGGCTGGCGCGTTACGACGGTTTGCTGTCTGCTATCCCGAACGCCAACATTCTCCTCTCACCCCTCACAACACAGGAAGCGGTTCTCTCTTCCAAGATCGAAGGCACGCACGTGACTATGGGGGAGGTTCTTGAAATTGAGGCCGGCGGGGAATCCGCTACAATTACCCAACCCAAACGAGACGAAGCGGAAGAGGTGCTCAACTACCGCAGGGCCATGCGGGCGTGCATTGCGGAAATGGAGTACCGCCCGCTTTCCCAGCACATTGTGAGAGCAGCGCACAGCCTGCTCATGCAGGGGGTTCGAGGCCGGGACAAATCGCCGGGAAGCTACCGGAATGATCAGAACTGGATCGGCCCCAAAGGGTGCACAATCGAGGAAGCCCGCTTTGTACCGATTGCCCCTGAGCACCTGCAAAAAGGCATGGACGATTGGGAACGCTATCTCGGCAGCGACTCCGAGCCTGACGCACTTGTTCAACTCGCCATCCTGCATGTTGAATTCGAGGCCCTTCACCCTTTCAAAGACGGAAACGGCCGCTTGGGTAGAATGTTGATCCCGCTCTTTCTTTGCCAACGCAAGCTGCTTACCAGTCCGGATTTTTATATGAGCGGTTATCTTGAAGCAAACCGGGAAGAATATCAGGAACGCCTGCAAGCCGTTTCCCGCGACGGCGATTGGACGAGATGGTGCAGGTTTTTCCTCCAGGGAATCCGTGAACAGGCGGCCGAGAACGAGCGCAAAGCCAGGGCCATCCTGTCGCTTTACGATCGTGTCAAGACTCAAGTGGTTGATCTGACGCACTCACAGCATTCGATCCGGGCCGTTGATTTCATTTTTCAGACGCCCATTTTCAGGGCGCCAACATTCACGCAACAGTCGGAAATTCCGCGGCCGACTGCGAATCGCATTTTGACCCTTTTGCGGGGCGAGAATCTTTTGCACACGATTCAAGAGGGCAGAGGGCGACGCCCAGGAATTTTTGCATTTCGGGAGTTGCTGAACATCGCTGAGGGAAAAGAGGTGTTTTGAGTCTTACCTACGAGACACAAAACAACTTATGTCTCATGAATGACGATATATGAGACATAATCACATCAACATCTCATCTGCGAGACACAAAGAAATATGAACGAAGCCGAAACCCGACCCGAACATATTGACCCCGCCCTGAAAGCGGCGGGATGGGGCGTGGTCGAAGGCAGCCGCATCCGGCGGGAGTATCCCATCACGCCGGGCCGTATCGAAGGCCTCGGGCGGCGAGGAAAGCCGCTTACGGCGGATTACGTGTTGATCTATCGCAACACCAAGCTGGCCGTGAACGAGGCCAAG
This window harbors:
- a CDS encoding nucleotidyltransferase family protein, which produces MGIKDLLNRKREEILRVAARHGAGNVRIFGSVARGESDEKSDLDLLVTMEAGRSLLDHAALLIELQDLLGCEVDVVSEKGLRPRMRERVLKEAIPL
- a CDS encoding N-6 DNA methylase, with protein sequence MFEQAFKNIDDVLWKEAGCTTELDYTEQTSWLLFLKYLDEMEQEKAMEAELEGKEYSFILDKPYRWESWAAPKGKDGKIDHNKALIGDDLTEFVNQKLFPYLHGFKQKASGPNTIEYKIGEIFGEIKNKIQSGYNLREIIDHIDELHFRSQTEKHELSHLYEAKIQRMGNAGRNGGEYYTPRPLIRAIVQVVKPKLGEKIYDGACGSAGFLCESFDYLKANGNLTTRDLTALQTRTFYGKEKKSLAYVIAIMNMILHGIEAPNIIHTNTLSENLADIQEKDRFDVVLANPPFGGKERKEVQQNFPIRTGETAFLFLQHFIKILKAGGRGGVVIKNTFLSNTDNASVSLRKLLLESCNLHTVLDCPGGTFQGAGVKTVVLFFQKGAPTRKVWFYQLDPGRNLGKTNPLNDDDLAEFVKLQKTFAHSPKSWSLDAKSIDQTTFDLSVKNPNGGEEVTHRSPQEIMDEIAALDGESAEVLGNIRGLL
- a CDS encoding restriction endonuclease subunit S, whose translation is MKDGWKTKSLGELCDVLDHKRKPITKRDRVAGEYPYYGATGVLDYIEGYLFDEKLVLVGEDGAKWGSGENTAFSVEGKCWVNNHAHVLRLHRNTVLDNWLIYFLNHSDLSEFVNGLTVPKLNQGSLREIPIPLPPLPEQQRIVGILDKAFEGIATAKANAEKNLQNARALFESHLQAVFTQGRPGWVEKRLAEIAKVFGRGKSKHRPRNEPKLYGGKFPFVQTGDISNANHRITSYSQTYGEDGLAQSKLWPKGTICIAIVGATVGETAILDFDACFPDSVIGIVVNEQLADHEYVEYLLQSFKAILKEKGKGTARDNINLGTFEGQKFPFPTLGVQKKIVSTLNDLDEETRLLSSIYQRKLAALEELKKSLLHQAFSGEL
- a CDS encoding Fic family protein; its protein translation is MKSSPVHYHLGGFPPKELDWSQLIPLIGPASAGLARYDGLLSAIPNANILLSPLTTQEAVLSSKIEGTHVTMGEVLEIEAGGESATITQPKRDEAEEVLNYRRAMRACIAEMEYRPLSQHIVRAAHSLLMQGVRGRDKSPGSYRNDQNWIGPKGCTIEEARFVPIAPEHLQKGMDDWERYLGSDSEPDALVQLAILHVEFEALHPFKDGNGRLGRMLIPLFLCQRKLLTSPDFYMSGYLEANREEYQERLQAVSRDGDWTRWCRFFLQGIREQAAENERKARAILSLYDRVKTQVVDLTHSQHSIRAVDFIFQTPIFRAPTFTQQSEIPRPTANRILTLLRGENLLHTIQEGRGRRPGIFAFRELLNIAEGKEVF